The segment gtTAGAGCAGCGTAATTCTGGTTGCTTTACGAACCCCAAAACTGGTTCCAAACCAGTGTATGTAAAATCTTGACGCCAACTGTGTCCACTTTATTTTTGattacatttttacagattattaaatctacagtatattaagcTATTTAACTTAATATTTAATCAGATTTTCTGGATGCGCACTATCATCTGAGATATCCCTTATAGGTATTTGACCATGCATATGAATTATACATCTCCACTTTGGTGAAACTCAATCCCTTCATTCCTGTCGCTCTCGCTTTGCTTTCATTGCCAACCCCAAAGCCCTTACCTCCTGCAGTTTCCCAGCATGCAGCAGGAGCTGTGGCTCTGGGCCAGATCTCAGGTGCTTGCTTCTCTGAAAGCAGTGTGTGCAATGAGAGCGGCTGCCTCGCACCCACACCCTCTACCTCTACCGCCACCGCCGCCGCCTCCACCACCGCCGCCGCCACCGTCCGAACACGACCTGAGACACGCTTCGTCCAGCGGGGATGAGACCAGCCAGGACCATGTCCCCAACTCACTAAGACTGTCACAGTTCAGGGGTCGAACGTCCAACAGCACATTTCACAACAGCCATGGGGTTCCACATGGTCATAACAGAGGTTAGTGGCCATACTACACTTATTATGATGTCACTGTatcacaaaaacactaaaatctaAAATACAGAGATTAATCctaatgaattaattcatgtaattCCAGAAGATACAGATAAACCAAATGCTTGCGAGTTCCCATGGATCCAACACAACCCGGTCAAGGCTTCAAGGCACCACCAGGAGCTGCACAGAGAGCTGCTAATGGCCCACAAGAAGTAAGAGCACTTCTCATGTTCACCCCTGTTTTGTAAGGTTATAAGCATAGATAAAAGAGACACAACAGGATCCATCTAAAAGCGTTCAGTGCCTTTTCATAAATCGCAGAGCCAATGAATTGGGGTCAGTTAAAAATTCATGTTCGCTCTCTCTTGCTCGTCTTTTGTGACTACGCATGGCCACACGGGCTGCAACCAAACACCGACTCACTCGCCTGCTTCACCTTGTAATGATAGACACGCACCCGGTAAAAATGCTGAATAGCCAGGGATGGTCTAATCATGACATAGGGCAGCGGTTGAAATTTGAATGTGCATAGTGACAGTCATAAATGACCTCACACTTTCTATGCGCAGTGACAGTGGTAGGGTTGATGGAAACCACAGCTCTGGAAAACAACTGTTTCTTGGCCTGTTTGGATTGCCCTGTGCAGCTTGCCAGACAAAAGAGGTCAAAAAGACAATGTCCAGGGTGTGCTGTGTTCTTGTTGATAATGTCTTTTACTCAGTGGACAAGTGTAGACATTGTCCAGAATTGGGAGGTCAGTTCTGATCATTTGTTGAGCTGCTCTTTACATGGTGCAGATCCTTCTGCTCTGTGAATGTGTAACTTTGCTCTTAATGGTGCTTTGGTAGAAATGTATCAAAGTTGTTGGGGCCTGTTTTAGCTTTCTGAGGAAGTAGTCACTGGTAAGCCTCATCAAAAGTGAGGtgttaggccgctcaggtggcgcagcggtaaaacacacactgaacaccagagctgggatctcaaatacatcgtattgtaTTGAGCagccacacgaacaacgattgacctgttgtgCAGATAGAGGTGGGATATTaataaagccggatagggactctcttataactaatgcaattacaacctttgctggctgattgatggcgtctgcacagagacgggaaaaagagtgctgtcagggtgtgtctctccgtacacagtgctgatttgccgtgcactcgtcaaagtgtaggtgataaaatgcgtACGGCTGCAGCCCAcgagtcggagggggcgtgggttagcttcgttctcctcaatcagagcggggatcagcattggtggaaaggaagcatgatgcaatcgcgctaaaaaggggagaaaatgcatcaacaaaatatatatataaaaaatgtgtGGTGTTAGTAGTAGCCAAAATATTTACCAacaatatttttgtgtttttaagccAATGAAGACAAACTAGTGATACATTATTATGTTAGATTTTAACAGTGAAGCGTTTATTTGGCTTTGCCATTAGAAGTCTCTTCCCATTCCTGGggagctcaggtggtgcagcagtaacaaATGCTAGTTCATAacttcgaatctcagctctgcttccggcaggctgggcatctacacgaAAAATTATTGGCTAGTCCATTGGGTTGGTTGCTAGAGGGGATTCCTCgcgactgctgcaattatgacctctactggctgattgatggcgcctgcatcaGGGTTGAGGGGTGTGTTAGTCaccgttctcctcagtcaggagtagaggttagcagcagtagagaggaagtgaaatacaatcaggtaattggacatgactagattgcaAAAAGTGCAAGAAAAGAAGTATCTTCCCATTCCAATAAACAGGATCTTAGTTTAAAATGACTAAATGTATGGATTTAACTACATGGGGGCATTTAAGAGCATTTGTACAGTGGCTTCAAACTGATTTTCTCTTCTTATACAGTCTCTGGAATAGCTTTCCTTTACAGTAGTGTGATACAAAGAGATCTTTATTTAGATTAAACCACTGCTTAGTTTAGTCTTGTTGCATTATAGCATTGTCTATAAATTAtagacacattaaaaaaaaatagccaaTTACTTTAAACtctgattttctttatttagataaatgaagaaaatcattttaaatataaagaaaggTCACCACAATCCCCCAACATGTGAAAGGTGCCAAACACAAGAAAACACAAGAGCAATCCTAAACTTCCTGGCaggaacaaaaatgaaaaccaaaatgtaaatggacaaatagaaacaataaataaataaataaatatgaatgtcACAGTGATTGATGTTATTGTAATATCAGATTGGATGAATTACTTTGCTTTGTGATTTGCAGATTTGTGTCTGGTCTAGCAAATCTTTATTTGTACTTGGTGAGCAGACAACTCAGGACTGTTGTTCTCTCAATTCTGCTAGGATCAAACACACCCaactatattatttatatacaccgatcagccataacattagaaccacctccttgtccattttatgagctccacttaccatatagaagcactttgtagttctacaattactgactgtagtccatctgtttctctacatacttttttagcctgctttcaccctgttcttcaatggtcaggaccaccacagagcaggtgttatttgggtggtgaatcattctcagcactgcagtgacactgacatggtgctggtgtgttagtgtgtgttgtgctagtatgagtggatcagacagagcggTGCTGgagctgcccatggggcgctgttggctgaatatttttggttggtggactattctcaatccagcagttacagtgagatgtttaaaaactccagcagcgctgctgtgtctgatccactcataccagcacaacacacactaacaccccaccaccatgtcagtgtcactgcagtgctgagaatgatccaccacctaaataatacctataacttaatgttatggctgatcagtatatatataaaattcaaGTATCAATATAACTTGTATAAAAGCATTATTTGAAGACTGTACATGAGACCATAACTTTACATTACTCGATTACTCCGTATTAGTGATGCCTAATAATATTTCCATAACAAATGAACtattttgttaaataatttctttactACAATTTTATTGCGTTTTTATATCGGCTAACACACATAATGTATTTACATTCAATTATAGTTCCTTTGTTGTTTAACATTAATCCTGATTCTGGGCAAACACACTGTCTTGGACTCTTGGACACttgccttttatttatttattttttggttggctagaattaaaatattttatttttcataccCAGCAGTTTGAGTTTTAGTACTCATCTTAGTCAGTACTGATGTCATTAGGAAGTGTTAATGATACTAAACACAGTCATGTTTCAGGAAAGGCCACAAACCTGTGCTTTTTGGGAAAGGGAGAAAGCATGTGTAAATTTTCCAGTTTGCATATTCATGTGCCCTGTCTAACCACATTTCCTTGAACTCTTTTTTTTACACTGAACCAAAAGCCAGGAATTTACTTTGTTGAATGTAcattcatgtaaaaaaaaattctaaaataaaaatgcttaagctaaaaatttaaacaaaaaactTGCATTCAGTTCATCAAAGTCAATTAAAACTCCTAACATTAAGCAAACAGCTGGCTGTACGAATAAAGCCTGAGTGATTTGCATAAATGCTAAATTCAGAACACTTTTTTGacatttcatttggtgaagctctcTGTTAGATATGTTGGTCCATGGTTTGAAAACAGGAATAAAATCCAATAGTATGGCCTACCAACATCCAACCAGTAAGAACAGGTAAGTAACTAGTTGCATTTAGTTATTAGGGTTATTTAACAGGCTGGTA is part of the Trichomycterus rosablanca isolate fTriRos1 chromosome 7, fTriRos1.hap1, whole genome shotgun sequence genome and harbors:
- the si:ch211-218o21.4 gene encoding uncharacterized protein si:ch211-218o21.4, producing MQQELWLWARSQVLASLKAVCAMRAAASHPHPLPLPPPPPPPPPPPPPSEHDLRHASSSGDETSQDHVPNSLRLSQFRGRTSNSTFHNSHGVPHGHNREDTDKPNACEFPWIQHNPVKASRHHQELHRELLMAHKKGLAVCCRPELQMVMERRKREQTQKEEGEQCRSPLEQVLLKRQQKQEEKEQEEEEKIRHEIQLMEFVRVRSNLKKVHSALQKNTTS